In Microplitis mediator isolate UGA2020A chromosome 2, iyMicMedi2.1, whole genome shotgun sequence, a single window of DNA contains:
- the LOC130678587 gene encoding biotin--protein ligase, whose translation MLLTLFYMISTWVQAWRLTSLRTRLLTALNNNNNLQTDNIKPSIMFYIKSPDISKDDVNFKQTGSVICQDLLTSHLCSNKNIAKLHDLIWSHGDKRLCSIYPQQKIEVSEWLLYPFGKTNFPLTMDNCNQTRLADDSKIYLLIEADVENFNPHAFARAIKLEDYGLLLSWTVDKLFAAIMESDIDHISKLSIALMQGPCFINNGLILTRIESVEVTGKPCSYNLNRSTSLRDKKLVGKAQWEAHIKTLKLFSSTARHVSQQNESFEVDDLPGTIVSPGSRSLSLQMPTVLEINYQHDTLGDFQPDDSTSVPSTPPPTPASASLMDRGDLERQNLLMSENASFSRNSATPDRLSSGGNSNNSSTQNINDIEPKIETKSSASTSNANICERILPKTFKGDPSDTSCTNRAEKYSVKKNLPNYPGNTKPPNVLIYADSSLASDNIERVLKQTLNKDKYVIYKLSSEDARRDVWRDQANLVVVCGNVDCEIASQLVDYIVEGGKLLALCSDALHTLLPSFKTAEVREHELVRFSYGKWKNVQMMHHIFCYQASPVKSRFSQDHEDVKVTPVTPVSSSVKDKQGKTHTFQVRVLGAEETWHTPSIVLADLPSTGGKALFSQIHLEADPSQYEMEETKFRALKESNSARLEILSDLLGSHLGIDVKPIDAGDIVFNPGFFLGRHELKLEMLERLKEKMEANDIFKTNKLKLQFCSNTNKLVPASSSVLPIMLHQCPDNFSTIEYFENLKTKDLGRIVIYADIMTSSMDVVAGCKLHHGLAVIPRQQTQGQGRHKNVWLSAKGCLMFTLQLHIPLDSYLGNHLSILQHIVVVAVVAAVKSIPGYEDIDLNIKWPNDIYIGNKIKIGGLIVPTLIESPQAICNIGLGVNLSNSTPTSCINDAIKKYNEKKGTKLQPLGYEKFFALVFNQLESLLDSMQNDNINHFYQLYYDYWLHTDTRVNISSNGVTKEVKILGIDSFGYLEVESADGKIFSVQPDGNSFDILKGLIAPSA comes from the exons aTGTTATTAACATTATTCTACATGATATCAACCTGGGTACAAGCATGGAGACTGACGTCTTTGAGAACACGTCTATTGACTgcacttaataataataataatttacaaactgATAATATAAAACCTtctataatgttttatataaaatctccAGATATTTCTAAAGatg atgtaaattttaaacagaCTGGAAGTGTGATCTGTCAAGATTTACTTACGTCACATTtatgttcaaataaaaatattgccAAACTTCATGACCTTATTTGGAGCCATGGTGATAAAAGACTATGTAGTATTTATCctcag caaaaaatagaagtaagtGAATGGTTACTTTATCCATTTGGTAAAACAAATTTTCCCTTGACTATGGATAATTGTAATCAAACAAGACTAGCTgatgattcaaaaatatatttattaattgaggCTGATGTTGAAAACTTTAATCCCCATGCATTTGCCAGAGCTATCAAg TTAGAAGATTATGGATTATTATTGTCATGGACcgttgataaattatttgccGCTATTATGGAAAGTGACATTGATCACATAAGTAAATTATCTATTGCACTAATGCAAGGCCCGTGCTTTATTAACAATGGATTAATACTCACGCGTATTGAAT ccGTTGAAGTTACAGGAAAACCCTGCAGCTATAATTTAAATCGATCGACTTCTTTACGAGATAAAA aatTAGTTGGAAAAGCGCAATGGGAAGCTCATATAAAaacacttaaattatttagcaGTACAGCGCGTCATGTGTCGCAACAAAATGAATCATTTGAAGTCGACGATTTACCCGGTACTATTGTGTCCCCAGGAAGTCGCTCGCTGTCATTACAAATGCCGACTgttttagaaataaattatcaacatGACACTCTAG gCGACTTCCAACCAGACGACAGTACGTCGGTACCATCGACGCCCCCGCCGACTCCTGCATCCGCGAGCTTGATGGACCGCGGAGACTTGGAACGTCAAAATTTGTTGATGTCCGAAAACGCGAGCTTTAGCCGTAACTCGGCTACTCCAGACCGGCTGTCTAGTGGAGggaattcaaataattcttcGACGCAGAACATCAATGACATTGAACCAAAGATAGAAACCAAATCAAGCGCTTCAACTTCAAATGCAAACATATGCGAGAGAATATTGCCAAAGACTTTCAAAGGAGATCCTTCAGATACGTCGTGCACAAATCGTGctgaaaa GtactcagtaaaaaaaaatcttccgAATTATCCAGGAAATACCAAACCGCcgaatgttttaatttatgcAGACTCTTCTCTAGCGAGTGATAATATTGAGCGCGTCTTGAAGCAGACATTAAACAAAGACAA atatgttatttataaattgtcctCTGAAGATGCGCGTCGTGATGTTTGGAGAGATCAAGCGAATTTAGTAGTAGTGTGTGGTAATGTTGACTGTGAAATAGCTTCCCAATTAGTTGACTACATTGTTGAGGGTGGAAAATTATTAGCATTGTGTTCCGACGCATTGCATACACTACTGCCGTCATTCAAAACCGCCGAGGTACGGGAGCATGAGCTAGTGCGTTTCTCTTACGGTAAATGGAAAAATGTTCAGATGATGCATCACATATTTTGTTACCAAGCTTCGCCAGTTAAATCAAGATTTTCTCAAGACCATGAGGATGtcaa agtTACTCCAGTGACTCCCGTGTCTTCGAGTGTTAAAGACAAGCAGGGAAAAACTCACACATTCCAAGTACGAGTACTCGGAGCCGAGGAAACATGGCATACACCCAGCATTGTCCTGGCAGACCTACCCAGCACTGGGGGAAAAGCATTATTCTCCCAAATTCACCTCGAGGCAGATCCATCTCAGTACGAAATGGAAGAAACAAAATTCCGCGCATTGAAAGAAAGCAATTCCGCGCGTCTTGAAATACTGTCCGATTTACTTGGCTCTCATCTGGGTATCGATGTCAAGCCAATTGATGCTGGAGACATTGTTTTTAATCCTGGTTTTTTTCTGGGTAGACACGAG CTTAAACTGGAAATGCTGGAAcgattgaaagaaaaaatggaggcaaatgatatttttaaaacaaataaattaaagttacaGTTTTGTAGCAATACCAATAAATTAGTACCAGCATCATCATCAGTTCTACCAATCATGTTACATCAGTGTCCTGATAACTTTTCGacaattgaatattttgag aatttaaaaaccaAAGACTTAGGACGTATTGTAATTTACGCGGATATTATGACGTCATCAATGGATGTAGTTGCCGGTTGTAAATTACATCATGGGCTGGCTGTTATCCCGCGTCAACAAACTCAGGGTCAAg gccGACATAAAAATGTTTGGCTAAGTGCTAAAGGATGCTTGATGTTTACATTACAATTACATATTCCACTTGATAGTTATCTTGGTAATCATTTATCTATTTTACAACATATTGTTGTAGTAGCTGTAGTGGCAGCAGTTAAATCAATTCCCGGTTACGAG gATATCGATCTCAATATTAAATGGCctaatgatatttatataggaaataaaataaaaattggcgGCCTTATTGTACCGACGCTCATTGAATCACCGCAAGCTATATGCAATattg GTCTTGGAGTTAATTTATCGAACAGTACTCCAACAAGTTGCATTAACGATgcaattaaaaagtataatgaGAAAAAAGGTACCAAATTACAGCCACTTGGGTATGAAAAATTCTTCGCTCTTGTTTTTAATCAACTTGAGTCTCTGTTGGATTCAATGCAAAATGATAACATCAATCATTTCTATCAACTTTATTATGACTACTGGCTTCACAc agaCACTCGGGTAAACATTTCATCAAATGGAGTAACCAAAGAAGTTAAGATACTGGGGATCGATAGCTTTGGATATTTAGAAGTTGAAAGTGCGGatggtaaaatattttcagtcCAGCCTGATGGAAACAGTTTTGATATTCTCAAAGGGCTTATTGCTCCGTCCGCGTGA
- the LOC130678609 gene encoding ATP synthase subunit d, mitochondrial-like has translation MAARRSINAINWSAIAERLAEADKPIFASFRSKSDGYLRRMNEYPETVPAIDWAAYKKSIPKASLVDEFQKQYEALKIPIPADNYTSIVEGQEKEAMEHVRNFITESNQRIQGYKAEIEKIGKMLPFDQMTMEDFAETYPDVAWSPEKPTIWPHFPEYQPGDEPEPIPKAEH, from the exons ATGGCAGCTCGTAGAAGCATCAATGCCATAAACTGGTCAGCCATCGCCGAACGTCTAGCCGAAGCTGATAAACCCATTTTTGCTTCATTTCGTTCAAAGTCTGATGGTTACCTCCGACG CATGAACGAGTACCCAGAAACAGTACCAGCAATTGATTGGGCTGCCTACAAAAAGAGTATTCCCAAGGCATCATTGGTTGATGAATTCCAAAAGCAATATGAGGCCTTGAAAATTCCAATTCCAGCAGACAATTATACATCTATTGTCGAAGGACAGGAAAAAGAAGcg atGGAGCACGTCAGGAACTTTATCACAGAATCAAACCAACGAATTCAAGGTTACAAAGCCGAGATTGAGAAAATCGGTAAAATGCTTCCATTCGACCAGATGACTATGGAAGACTTTGCTGAGACTTACCCAGATGTCGCATGGAGCCCAGAGAAACCAACAATTTGGCCCCACTTCCCCGAGTACCAACCTGGTGATGAGCCTGAGCCAATTCCAAAGGCCGAGCACTAA